The Drosophila bipectinata strain 14024-0381.07 chromosome 2L, DbipHiC1v2, whole genome shotgun sequence genome has a segment encoding these proteins:
- the LOC108125846 gene encoding sodium- and chloride-dependent glycine transporter 1-like isoform X2 gives MVYETSYGTGQKPFIPDLHRGTWEKPSDYLFACFGLAFKLDIFVATDLGYFDIGIIGILPYYLYMVIYLVPILVIHSFMGQFSSSSYISAFRLSPFFKGMGYVSCCLSTGVVIYYGIFAAVPILYMVNSLRPTLPWSCEGLKSWYNESEKEATVCNISLAKTKSYEVNNVTYYYRLHYIPSVLFFQDHYKSMNESSLVYNDLEQEYELSYHIVIYFVVVWVLIALIFYKFSEVAKFGRFIRFMVTGTLGLAVVCFVRLIFLPGALTGLLTYVAPKNPVGELFMGFSSTFIMVLQAFGAGWGSVIALSSFNRFKTNIMSYSWIAAFGQVLIYILFGIISRIIKKLHTEVLGESYKTYFPSYWLLFLSSASAMVEMHWANLWTIIYYMMYLMASLIVMTTQIFTILQTLFDEFESLRLKRQELTFGFIGGLAVCSFFFCTNHGIIYFDTLTMDAIVLHNVLHLLLLLVILWIYGRVRFQRDIKFMLGQPFANWKVFILRFISPFILLISLIYGTSIALREHSYTSTLVSAVTFMIVLVPLLAIPCYGFYYLYQNTGTFSERFRRACRPTDWYPVEMEHRQQYELSVGSTEMTHQLFEFTEAVN, from the exons atggTGTATGAGACATCGTATGGTACTGGGCAAAAGCCCTTCATACCCGATCTGCATCGAGGAACTTGGGAAAAGCCCTCCGATTACTTATTTGCCTGTTTCGGATTGGCCTTCAAATTGGATATATTTGTGGCAACTGACTTGGGTTACTTCGACATAGGCA TTATTGGAATATTACCCTATTACCTGTATATGGTTATCTATCTAGTGCCAATTTTAGTCATCCATTCGTTTATGGGACAGTTCTCAAGTAGTAGCTATATCTCAGCGTTTCGCCTGTCccctttttttaaag GCATGGGCTATGTGAGCTGTTGCCTGAGTACGGGTGTGGTTATATACTATGGCATTTTTGCGGCTGTTCCAATTCTTTACATGGTGAACTCACTTCGACCAACCTTGCCCTGGAGTTGCGAAGGTCTGAAGTCTTGGTATAACGAATCGGAGAAGGAAGCAACA GTTTGTAACATCTCATTGGCCAAAACTAAGTCTTATGAAGTTAACAATGTGACGTACTACTATAGATTGCATTATATTCCGTCAGTTCTATTCTTTCA AGACCACTATAAAAGTATGAATGAATCTTCCTTAGTTTATAACGATTTGGAACAGGAATATGAACTTTCATATCATATTGTGATATATTTTGTTGTCGTTTGGGTCCTGATTGCCCTTATATTTTACAAGTTCTCGGAAGTAGCAAAGTTTGGAAGATTCATCCGTTTCATGGTGACAGGAACCCTGGGACTTGCTGTCGTTTGTTTCGTGAGGCTTATATTCTTGCCCGGAGCTCTAACAGGACTACTCACCTATGTGGCACCAAAGAATCCTGTGGGGGAACTATTTATGGGTTTCAGTTCCACTTTCATAATGGTATTACAAGCCTTTGGAGCCGGCTGGGGTAGTGTGATAGCATTATCCAGTTTCAATCGATTCAAGACGAACATCATGTCCTATAGTTGGATCGCCGCCTTTGGTCAAGTGCTCATCTATATCCTGTTTGGCATAATTTCTCGTATTATAAAAAAGCTTCATACTG AGGTATTAGGAGAGTCATATAAAACCTACTTTCCCAGCTATTGGTTGTTATTCTTGTCCAGTGCCAGCGCCATGGTTGAAATGCATTGGGCCAATCTTTGGACCATTATTTACTACATGATGTATTTAATGGCTTCTTTGATAGTGATg acaACGCAAATCTTTACCATCCTCCAGACTTTGTTTGACGAATTTGAGTCTTTGAGGCTCAAAAGACAAGAGCTTACTTTTGGCTTCATTGGAGGTCTTGCCGTTTGTTCCTTTTTCTTCTGCACAAAT CATGGAATTATTTACTTTGACACTTTAACCATGGATGCAATTGTCTTACATAACGTGCTCCACTTACTTCTGCTTTTGGTGATTTTGTGGATTTATGGACGAGTGCGGTTCCAAAGGGATATTAAATTCATGTTGGGTCAACCTTTTGCCAACTGGAAGGTGTTCATATTGCGCTTTATTTCTCCGTTTATTTTGCTTATTTCCTTG ATATATGGAACCAGTATAGCTTTAAGGGAGCATTCCTATACATCCACATTGGTTTCGGCAGTTACCTTCATGATAGTATTGGTTCCCCTTTTGGCCATACCATGCTATGGATTTTACTACCTATACCAGAACACTGGCACTTTTAGCGAGCGTTTCAGACGCGCCTGTCGCCCCACCGACTGGTATCCTGTGGAAATGGAGCATCGCCAACAGTACGAGTTGAGTGTGGGCAGCACCGAGATGACCCATCAACTTTTTGAGTTTACCGAAGCAGTTAACtaa
- the LOC108125846 gene encoding sodium- and chloride-dependent glycine transporter 1-like isoform X1, with protein sequence MVYETSYGTGQKPFIPDLHRGTWEKPSDYLFACFGLAFKLDIFVATDLGYFDIGIIGILPYYLYMVIYLVPILVIHSFMGQFSSSSYISAFRLSPFFKGMGYVSCCLSTGVVIYYGIFAAVPILYMVNSLRPTLPWSCEGLKSWYNESEKEATVCNISLAKTKSYEVNNVTYYYRLHYIPSVLFFQDHYKSMNESSLVYNDLEQEYELSYHIVIYFVVVWVLIALIFYKFSEVAKFGRFIRFMVTGTLGLAVVCFVRLIFLPGALTGLLTYVAPKNPVGELFMGFSSTFIMVLQAFGAGWGSVIALSSFNRFKTNIMSYSWIAAFGQVLIYILFGIISRIIKKLHTDAEVLGESYKTYFPSYWLLFLSSASAMVEMHWANLWTIIYYMMYLMASLIVMTTQIFTILQTLFDEFESLRLKRQELTFGFIGGLAVCSFFFCTNHGIIYFDTLTMDAIVLHNVLHLLLLLVILWIYGRVRFQRDIKFMLGQPFANWKVFILRFISPFILLISLIYGTSIALREHSYTSTLVSAVTFMIVLVPLLAIPCYGFYYLYQNTGTFSERFRRACRPTDWYPVEMEHRQQYELSVGSTEMTHQLFEFTEAVN encoded by the exons atggTGTATGAGACATCGTATGGTACTGGGCAAAAGCCCTTCATACCCGATCTGCATCGAGGAACTTGGGAAAAGCCCTCCGATTACTTATTTGCCTGTTTCGGATTGGCCTTCAAATTGGATATATTTGTGGCAACTGACTTGGGTTACTTCGACATAGGCA TTATTGGAATATTACCCTATTACCTGTATATGGTTATCTATCTAGTGCCAATTTTAGTCATCCATTCGTTTATGGGACAGTTCTCAAGTAGTAGCTATATCTCAGCGTTTCGCCTGTCccctttttttaaag GCATGGGCTATGTGAGCTGTTGCCTGAGTACGGGTGTGGTTATATACTATGGCATTTTTGCGGCTGTTCCAATTCTTTACATGGTGAACTCACTTCGACCAACCTTGCCCTGGAGTTGCGAAGGTCTGAAGTCTTGGTATAACGAATCGGAGAAGGAAGCAACA GTTTGTAACATCTCATTGGCCAAAACTAAGTCTTATGAAGTTAACAATGTGACGTACTACTATAGATTGCATTATATTCCGTCAGTTCTATTCTTTCA AGACCACTATAAAAGTATGAATGAATCTTCCTTAGTTTATAACGATTTGGAACAGGAATATGAACTTTCATATCATATTGTGATATATTTTGTTGTCGTTTGGGTCCTGATTGCCCTTATATTTTACAAGTTCTCGGAAGTAGCAAAGTTTGGAAGATTCATCCGTTTCATGGTGACAGGAACCCTGGGACTTGCTGTCGTTTGTTTCGTGAGGCTTATATTCTTGCCCGGAGCTCTAACAGGACTACTCACCTATGTGGCACCAAAGAATCCTGTGGGGGAACTATTTATGGGTTTCAGTTCCACTTTCATAATGGTATTACAAGCCTTTGGAGCCGGCTGGGGTAGTGTGATAGCATTATCCAGTTTCAATCGATTCAAGACGAACATCATGTCCTATAGTTGGATCGCCGCCTTTGGTCAAGTGCTCATCTATATCCTGTTTGGCATAATTTCTCGTATTATAAAAAAGCTTCATACTG ATGCAGAGGTATTAGGAGAGTCATATAAAACCTACTTTCCCAGCTATTGGTTGTTATTCTTGTCCAGTGCCAGCGCCATGGTTGAAATGCATTGGGCCAATCTTTGGACCATTATTTACTACATGATGTATTTAATGGCTTCTTTGATAGTGATg acaACGCAAATCTTTACCATCCTCCAGACTTTGTTTGACGAATTTGAGTCTTTGAGGCTCAAAAGACAAGAGCTTACTTTTGGCTTCATTGGAGGTCTTGCCGTTTGTTCCTTTTTCTTCTGCACAAAT CATGGAATTATTTACTTTGACACTTTAACCATGGATGCAATTGTCTTACATAACGTGCTCCACTTACTTCTGCTTTTGGTGATTTTGTGGATTTATGGACGAGTGCGGTTCCAAAGGGATATTAAATTCATGTTGGGTCAACCTTTTGCCAACTGGAAGGTGTTCATATTGCGCTTTATTTCTCCGTTTATTTTGCTTATTTCCTTG ATATATGGAACCAGTATAGCTTTAAGGGAGCATTCCTATACATCCACATTGGTTTCGGCAGTTACCTTCATGATAGTATTGGTTCCCCTTTTGGCCATACCATGCTATGGATTTTACTACCTATACCAGAACACTGGCACTTTTAGCGAGCGTTTCAGACGCGCCTGTCGCCCCACCGACTGGTATCCTGTGGAAATGGAGCATCGCCAACAGTACGAGTTGAGTGTGGGCAGCACCGAGATGACCCATCAACTTTTTGAGTTTACCGAAGCAGTTAACtaa
- the LOC108125829 gene encoding sodium- and chloride-dependent glycine transporter 1-like — MVYESSYGTGQKPFSPDLQRGTWEKPSDYLFACFGLAFKLDIFVASYWFFFDMGIIGILPYYLYMVIYLVPILVIHSFMGQFSSSSYISAFRLSPFFKGMGYVSCCLSTGMLIYYGIFAAVPILYMANSLRPTLPWSCEGLKSWYNESEREATVCNITLANNKTYEVNNVTQYYQLFHVPSVLFFQDHYKSMNESYFPDLEQEYELSYHIVIYFVVVWALIALIFYKFSEVAKFGRFIRFMVIGTLGLVVVCFVRLIFLPGALTGLLTYVAPKNPVGELFMGFSSTFIMVLQAFGAGWGSVIALSSFNGFKTNIMSYSWIAAFGQVLIYILFGMISFMIDKHYTEMSTESYDTHVLNHWLLFLSSASAMAGMHWANLWTIIYYFMLLMASLIVMTTQIFTILQTLFDEFESLRLKRQEVTFGFIGGLAVCSFFFCTNHGIIYFSTITMDTIFSHNVLHLLLLLVILWIYGRVRFQRDIEFMLGQPFANWKVFILRFISPFILLISLISGTSMAIVEHTYTSTTVLVITFMIVLVPLLAIPCYGFYYLYQNTGTFSERFRRACRPTDWYPVEMEHRQQYELSVGSTEMTHQLFEVTEEVN, encoded by the exons atggTCTATGAGTCATCGTATGGTACTGGGCAAAAGCCCTTCTCTCCCGATCTCCAGCGTGGAACTTGGGAAAAGCCCTCCGATTACTTATTTGCCTGTTTCGGATTGGCCTTCAAATTGGATATATTTGTGGCATCCTACTGGTTTTTCTTTGACATGGGCA TTATTGGAATATTACCCTATTACCTGTATATGGTAATCTATCTAGTGCCAATTTTGGTTATCCATTCGTTTATGGGACAGTTCTCAAGCAGTAGCTATATCTCAGCGTTTCGCCTGTCccctttttttaaag GCATGGGCTATGTGAGCTGTTGCCTGAGTACGGGTATGCTTATATACTATGGGATTTTTGCGGCTGTTCCAATTCTTTACATGGCGAACTCACTTCGACCAACCTTGCCCTGGAGTTGCGAAGGTCTGAAGTCCTGGTATAACGAGTCGGAGAGGGAAGCAACA GTTTGTAACATCACATTGGCCAATAATAAGACATATGAAGTTAACAATGTGACACAATACTACCAATTGTTTCATGTTCCGTCAGTTCTATTCTTTCA AGACCACTATAAAAGTATGAATGAATCTTACTTTCCTGATTTGGAACAGGAATATGAACTATCATATCATATTGTGATATATTTTGTTGTCGTTTGGGCCCTGATTGCCCTTATATTTTACAAGTTCTCGGAAGTAGCAAAGTTTGGAAGATTCATCCGTTTCATGGTGATAGGAACCCTGGGACTCGTTGTCGTTTGTTTCGTGAGGCTTATATTCTTGCCCGGAGCTCTAACAGGACTACTCACCTATGTGGCACCAAAGAATCCTGTGGGGGAACTATTTATGGGTTTCAGTTCCACTTTTATAATGGTATTACAAGCCTTTGGAGCCGGCTGGGGTAGTGTGATAGCACTATCCAGTTTTAATGGATTCAAGACGAACATCATGTCCTATAGTTGGATCGCCGCCTTTGGTCAAGTGCTCATCTATATCCTGTTTGGCATGATTTCTTTTATGATAGATAAGCACTATACTG AAATGTCAACAGAGTCATATGATACCCACGTGCTCAACCATTGGTTGTTATTTTTGTCCAGTGCCAGCGCCATGGCTGGAATGCATTGGGCCAATCTTTGGACTATTATTTACTACTTTATGTTATTAATGGCTTCTTTGATAGTGATG acAACGCAAATCTTTACCATCCTCCAGACTTTGTTTGACGAATTTGAGTCTTTGAGGCTCAAAAGACAAGAGGTTACTTTTGGCTTCATTGGAGGTCTTGCCGTTTGTTCCTTTTTCTTCTGCACAAAT CATGGAATTATTTACTTTAGCACTATAACCATGGATACAATTTTCTCACATAACGTGCTCCACTTACTTCTGCTTTTGGTGATTTTGTGGATTTACGGACGAGTGCGATTCCAGAGGGATATAGAATTCATGTTGGGTCAACCTTTTGCCAACTGGAAAGTGTTCATATTGCGCTTTATTTCTCCGTTTATTTTGCTCATTTCCTTG ATATCTGGAACCAGTATGGCGATAGTGGAGCATACCTATACATCCACAACGGTTTTGGTTATTACCTTCATGATAGTATTGGTTCCCCTTTTGGCCATACCATGCTATGGATTTTATTACCTATACCAGAACACTGGCACTTTTAGCGAGCGTTTCAGACGCGCCTGTCGCCCCACCGACTGGTATCCTGTGGAAATGGAGCATCGCCAACAGTACGAGTTGAGTGTGGGCAGCACCGAGATGACCCATCAACTTTTTGAGGTTACCGAAGAAGTTAACtaa
- the Ntl gene encoding sodium- and chloride-dependent glycine transporter 1, whose product MANNQAQGAQRKEKRIVRDEERGHWNSKAEFVLTLIGYAIGIGNVWRFPYLCYRSGGAAFLIPYTLMVILAGVPLFYMEILIGQFSSTGCTGMWRLVPIFKGAGIAQIIVNSYCMCYYSVIISYPIRMMSYCFVKTVPWISCHNPWNTPSCVVADEISSEGNSTDIIVTSSDEFFHLEILRISSSISEIGGIVWEQLVALILVWIIVYFCVMGGVKSVGKVVYFTAPFPYILLFILFLRGVTLPGAWSGIKYFVYPEWKYLLDLKVWADASIQMFFGLGPGWGGLINMASFNTFRNNAKLDTYLVVSINVFTSFFAGLVVFSVLGFLSEKSGIPVENVATGGAGLAFIAYPEALAMMPIPQLWALMFFFMLFLLGVSTVFVILESFVSSVLDEWMWARSYKWQLTLCTCIMFLGLSSIMCTNAGMFILQLFDWYSSSIAVIFICMVEIIMVSWIYGTKNFMMDVEFMLKKRPSLYWQILWQWVTPVMIIFILIMSIAFIRTITYKDAPYPTWAVILGWCSFVSSVMFIPLYIIYVMIKKRATFRDSMKKRLRPLDWTPGDPEDRAEYVAYRGQRQMPAFMSETDLESVTGR is encoded by the exons ATGGCTAACAACCAAGCACAAGGAGCGCAACGCAAGGAGAAGCGAATCGTGCGCGATGAGGAACGTGGCCACTGGAATTCCAAAGCTGAGTTTGTTTTGACCCTCATCGGATACGCTATTGGTATTGGAAATGTGTGGCGCTTTCCATATTTGTGCTACCGAAGTGGCGGCG cTGCATTTTTAATACCCTATACACTGATGGTAATCTTAGCGGGAGTTCCCTTATTTTACATGGAGATCTTGATAGGACAATTTTCAAGCACTGGATGCACTGGAATGTGGCGTCTAGTACCCATATTTAAAGGAGCAGGAATTGCCCAAATAATCGTAAATTCCTACTGTATGTGCTATTACTCGGTGATCATTTCTTACCCGATCCGTATGATGTCCTACTGTTTCGTTAAGACAGTGCCATGGATAAGCTGTCATAACCCCTGGAATACACCGTCCTGTGTAGTAGCCGATGAA ATTTCTTCAGAAGGAAATAGTACGGATATTATAGTCACCTCTTCCGATGAGTTTTTTCA TCTTGAAATCCTGCGCATCTCCTCAAGCATATCCGAAATAGGCGGCATAGTTTGGGAGCAATTGGTTGCCCTTATACTGGTGTGGATAATTGTTTACTTTTGTGTAATGGGTGGTGTTAAATCA GTTGGCAAGGTCGTATATTTTACGGCCCCCTTCCCTTACATCCTGCTGTTTATCCTTTTCTTGCGAGGAGTCACCCTGCCCGGAGCCTGGTCAGGCATCAAGTACTTTGTGTATCCGGAGTGGAAATACCTACTGGATCTTAAGGTCTGGGCCGATGCCTCCATACAGATGTTCTTCGGCCTGGGACCCGGCTGGGGAGGTCTCATCAACATGGCCAGCTTCAATACCTTTCGAAATAACGCCAAGTTGGATACATATTTGGTAGTATCAATCAATGTTTTTACCAGTTTCTTTGCCGGCTTGGTGGTCTTTTCGGTACTAGGCTTTCTCTCAG AAAAGTCGGGAATACCTGTAGAAAATGTGGCTACTGGAGGTGCTGGCTTAGCTTTCATAGCCTATCCAGAGGCCCTGGCTATGATGCCGATTCCTCAGCTCTGGGCCCTTATGTTCTTTTTTATGCTCTTCCTGCTGGGTGTCAGCACAGTG TTTGTGATATTGGAGTCATTCGTATCCTCTGTCCTGGATGAGTGGATGTGGGCAAGGAGCTACAAATGGCAACTAACTCTCTGCACTTGTATAATGTTCTTAGGTCTGTCCTCCATAATGTGCACCAAT GCTGGAATGTTTATCCTTCAATTGTTCGACTGGTACTCTTCGTCCATTGccgttatatttatttgtatggTGGAGATTATAATGGTGTCCTGGATTTATGGCACCAAGAACTTCATGATGGATGTTGAGTTCATGTTGAAAAAACGACCAAGCCTGTATTGGCAGATCCTGTGGCAATGGGTAACTCCTGTCATGATAATA TTTATACTAATTATGAGCATCGCCTTCATTCGAACGATCACGTACAAAGACGCTCCTTATCCTACGTGGGCGGTGATTCTTGGTTGGTGCAGTTTCGTATCATCTGTAATGTTTATACCTCTATACATTATCTACGTTATGATTAAAAAACGGGCCACATTCCGGGATAGTATGAAAAAGCGTCTCCGGCCCCTGGACTGGACTCCGGGAGACCCAGAAGATCGAGCGGAATACGTTGCCTACCGGGGGCAGCGGCAAATGCCGGCCTTTATGTCTGAAACCGATTTAGAATCGGTTACTGGCCGATAG
- the LOC108125995 gene encoding sodium- and chloride-dependent glycine transporter 1-like → MVYESSYGTGQKPFSPDLQRGTWEKPSDFLYACFGLAFKMDILVASHWYFFDMGIIGILPFYMYMVIYLVPILVIHSFMGQFSSSGYISAFRLSPFFKGMGYVSCVLSIAVLIYYGVFAAIPIYFMANSFRPTLPWSCDGMKSWYNESDKESTVCNLTLTKDEVLENENEPEFFLKILQVPSVLFFQDHFLSEMDSHVPDYELDYKMSWILLTLFVVVWALIALIFYKFSDVAKFGKLIRFMVIGTLGLLVICFVRFLFLPGALKGLFTYVTPKDPVEQLIMGLGSTFIMVLQAFGAGWGSVIALSSFNGFKTNIMSYSWITAFGQVLIYILFGMVSFMLEHHFKEVTSASYDTHVVTYWLLYLSSASAMAGMHWANLWTFIYYTMLLMAALIVMTTQIFTILQTLFDEFEALRLKRQEVTFGFIGGLAVCSFLFCTNHGIIFFSTITMDTIFSHNVLHLLLLLVILWIYGRVRFQRDIEFMLGQPFANWKVFILRFISPLILIISLLVGIFMSIMEHAFTSALFEAISIILVVIPILAIPGYGFYYLYQSNGTFSERFKRACRPTDWYPVELEHRQQYELAVGNTEMTQQLVTEEVN, encoded by the exons atggTCTATGAATCATCGTATGGCACTGGGCAAAAGCCCTTCTCACCCGATCTGCAGCGTGGAACTTGGGAAAAGCCGTCCGATTTTTTATATGCCTGTTTCGGATTGGCCTTCAAAATGGATATTCTAGTGGCTTCGCATTGGTACTTCTTCGATATGGGCA ttattGGAATATTGCCGTTTTACATGTATATGGTTATATATCTAGTCCCAATATTAGTAATACATTCGTTTATGGGACAATTCTCTAGCAgtggctatatctcagcctTCCGTTTGTCTCCCTTTTTCAAAG GCATGGGCTATGTCAGTTGTGTTCTGAGTATAGCCGTCCTTATATACTATGGGGTTTTTGCCGCTATACCCATTTATTTTATGGCGAACTCATTTCGACCCACATTGCCCTGGAGTTGCGACGGGATGAAGTCCTGGTATAACGAGTCGGATAAGGAATCAACC GTTTGTAACTTAACATTAACTAAGGACGAAGTACTCGAGAATGAGAATGAACCTGAATTTTTCCTCAAGATACTTCAAGTTCCGTCAGTTCTCTTTTTCCA agACCACTTTCTAAGTGAAATGGATTCGCATGTTCCTGATTATGAATTGGACTACAAAATGTCTTGGATTTTGCTTAcattatttgttgttgtttgggcATTGattgctttaatattttacaaattctCTGATGTTGCGAAGTTCGGAAAGTTGATCCGTTTTATGGTGATTGGGACGCTTGGCCTCTTAGTCATTTGTTTCGTGCGATTCCTCTTTTTGCCTGGGGCACTGAAAGGATTATTCACTTATGTCACACCAAAGGATCCTGTGGAACAGTTAATTATGGGTCTCGGATCCACTTTCATAATGGTTCTACAAGCCTTTGGAGCCGGCTGGGGTAGTGTTATAGCATTATCCAGTTTTAATGGATTCAAGACGAACATCATGTCCTACAGTTGGATCACCGCCTTTGGTCAAGTGCTTATCTACATATTGTTTGGCATGGTTTCCTTTATGTTAGAGCATCACTTTAAGG aGGTTACATCTGCTTCTTATGACACCCATGTGGTAACCTATTGGTTGTTATATTTGTCAAGTGCCAGCGCCATGGCTGGAATGCATTGGGCCAATCTTTGGACCTTTATTTACTACACTATGTTATTAATGGCTGCTTTAATAGTGATG ACAACACAAATCTTTACCATTCTTCAGACATTGTTTGATGAATTTGAGGCTTTGAGACTCAAAAGACAAGAGGTTACCTTTGGCTTCATTGGAGGTCTTGCCGTTtgttcctttttattttgcacAAAT CAtggaattattttctttagcACAATAACCATGGATACAATTTTCTCACATAACGTGCTGCACTTACTTCTGCTCTTGGTGATTTTGTGGATTTATGGACGAGTGCGATTCCAGAGGGATATAGAATTCATGTTGGGTCAACCTTTTGCCAACTGGAAGGTGTTTATATTGCGCTTTATTTCTCCGCTTATATTGATAATTTCCCTG CTCGTTGGAATATTTATGTCCATAATGGAGCATGCCTTCACGTCCGCCTTGTTTGAGGCCATATCCATTATACTTGTGGTTATTCCTATTTTAGCCATACCAGGTTATGGATTTTATTACCTCTACCAGAGCAATGGCACATTTAGCGAGCGTTTTAAACGCGCCTGTCGACCCACCGACTGGTATCCTGTAGAGCTGGAGCATCGCCAGCAGTACGAATTGGCTGTGGGAAACACAGAGATGACCCAACAACTGGTTACCGAAGAAGTTAACtaa